The sequence below is a genomic window from Liolophura sinensis isolate JHLJ2023 chromosome 2, CUHK_Ljap_v2, whole genome shotgun sequence.
AACGTCCCGcaaactcctcacagcgcatgtgAATCTCTCTACGATCGCTTGACAGTTCTTCCACCTTTAACAAACCATTTACAGAAATGTTAAACGCCGTAATCACATGAGCCtggatgatgtttatataaataaactgatatCACTTATATTTTTATCAATgcctgatatatatttatttcacagtcgggtcataccaaagactttataaagaCAGGGAGGTTGTTATaccaaggaaacatgactggtttgtcctacatacatacatacatacatacatacatacatacatacatacatacatacatacatacatacatacatacatacatacatacatacatacatacatggagtGTCTAGTGTCACGTATTTGGTGTCGCGATAATATCTTGGGTCAGTGTACTGGAACTGGACGAGGAGTCATGTCTGAGATAAATATACTGCAACACGGTAGAattgtcaggtctggtgtcagtCTAATGGAACTGAATAGgctgttatgttatgttatgttatgttatgttatgttatgttatgttatgttatgttatgttatgttatgttatgttgttatgttatgttatgttatgttatgttatgttatgctatgctatgctatgctatgctatgctatgctatgctatgctatgctatgttatgttatgttatgttatgttatgttatgttatgttatgttatgtcaTGTCATGTATTCACTAATGCAGGGTGTTGCACGTGTCGgcattgaattgaaactttaGCAACGATAGATAGTCCTACTGTGGTACCAATGCTGTTACACGGAACGTTAGCTTGTAGACTGACATACACACATTTGTTTACTTCACAATTGACTTGACTTTTTAGAATTGAAGCAATTCGGAGGTAAGGAGATATTGTATACACCTTCTATCAATCTAACAAAAAACCTCCCCATAACGTTTGGTAGAGTTGCTCGTTTGCGGTACACATGCGTCATTTCAGGTGCATTACAGCGTTGTGGCTGCTCTAATATTAAAAAAGACTGGTTTCCTTCCCGGTCGTACGTGGgtgggtctgccagcaacctgctaatagtcgtgggtttcccccgggctctgcccgctttcctcacaccttaatgctggccgccgtcgtataatttaactattcttgagtacgtcgtaaaacactaatcaaataaatgaatattaaacaGGTTACGCCCGAGAATTTAGGCCAAAAAGCCAAATTCCCCaatcaaatcagattttctGTAAGTTTCAACCTCGTTCATGTATCTCTGCaatttacattgttaaattatttttaaggcccttcctctccggtcttaagTGGGAAgatggatggtggtgggttcctcgccccctcccccaccccacccccggagctctgcccggttcccttccatcataatgctcgccgccgtggtataagtaaaacgTTTCCTCTCCGGCATAaagcagaaataaaaaaaaataagtaaataaatactaaggCCTGCTTTTGCTTTGCCATAGTAACGTTTTCGGAATGGAACAAAAGTAAACttagaaaatgtttaattttatatgttATAAATGCTGCATGAGAATTTCAAGTAAATAGAACTGGTTATGGACATTTTCGAGATTTTAAGAGATGAAGAAATTAATTATCCACGTGAGAaattaatatatgtcctacagCTAGGAAAACcgtataaatattaaaatgtacatgtcaatttttttaaagtttaaccAGGCTGCACCGCAGGTTTTTGGCAAGAAATTCACATTCGTTAAGTCAATATTTTTGCCTTGTCCAAGTATATAGTTCAAATATTACTTTCCAGGTAATATCAGACTCCTGCTGTACCATTTATAGTGTTGAAATTATTATTAAGTTTTATGATGCGACGCGCTTTACAACTTTAGAGAGGCTGACGCTTTGTTTAAGGTAGTTATTTGGGCTTTtctaaaataatgacaaaaatctGAGTGTGTTTGCGCTGACAGCTTTTGTCTTCCACAATTCTCCGGTATCGCCTCTTTCAGGATTGAATGTAGCATTTGTGTCTAAACATTGCTGCAGACGGCTGTAACACTATCACAACTTATGCTAGGCCATGCATTAGTGGTAGTACTTAGTGAAAATTAACAGTCAGGGCCCAGACTCCGAACTGCATCAACATTAGTCTGtctttacatgtaccataaaccGAGGTCATAGATGAACAGTGTGGACCGAACAACTCAAGTTCCTGTGTAAACTCTGTTGAAGCCACCGTTGCTGAAAACCAGTTATGAGTAGTAAAGGATTATTTCTGGATCAGCAAACAGGCGGAATCTTTTTATGTTTGCTGAAACGCGAGAAGGTATGAATAGGAGAATAGGCAGAGTTTGCCACAACATAAAAAGAGTTTGCTAAGCGGGCGTACATTAGTTATGTGTGATTTTAACAAGCTAAGCGACCCAGAACATGCAAGAACTGTACTGTTATGCTAACAAAGCTTTCGTGTGATATACTTCGTTCAAGATAGCAGCCCTAGGCCAAAAGGATGGATATATTTGATTCTGGTGCACAGCAGAATGACTCGGGTACATTTCACAaatacgatcgctgtgagttcagctaaTGGCTGCTTCCTCGCCGGTCAAACGTGGGTATCTCGTGTGTTCTCTCGTACTCTTATTGGCATCAAGttcaaatcaaagaaaatacccgtgtatttctttacatttgttttttatacatttgatcTAAAGTAGCTGTGGAACATATTGTTGCTATCACGAAAAGGGTTGTCACAACATCCACGTTCTGAAATATTAAGCAATAACCATTCAAAAGGTACACAAGGTAAGCGAATTCAACCAGATGTCTACATATTTAAAAGCAAATAAGCAACAagagaaaaattatttccacTTTGATAACAAAAGGTTCTGATATATTTGCAAGAAAACCAGACATAAGTACCTGTAACTTTAGCTTATGGCAATGCAGATCATGCATTTGGTTCTAGACTGTAAAACCAACTGCATCCAATATTCTGTTCCTATATGGAGTGTTTCAGGAACGTCACGTACTCGTAGAATGACATGTTTACTACATTTTATGTATGTAGTTTTTGTCAGAAATACATTGCTGCGGTGCTGTACCATGTCATATTGCCAACATTTGCAAATTTTATCTCTAGTTTCACTTCAGTACGTACTTGTACCTGAGTTGGTGAACGTCAAACAAACCTAGATTCGAAGAGGGCTGGCCTAAAACATCTCAAAAGGGGGCTTTCTTCACATATTATCCGTGTATGAAAAAACGTCACATTAGATACACAGTCGCCACCTTTATTGACATCTGATTGTGTAGAAATTGTAGGGTGTCGACGACgaacattttatgtttaaacACATACTCTCATTATAGCCTTCACAACcgttaacttacatgtattaacgATTTCCTCGATATCTCGAATAAACTATAGGtaaaaaagtaaattatttttaaagcgATCCCTCGTAGAGATTAGTCCTGTCCAGCCCTAAGTGAGAAGTGAGACAACATCGTGGAACCACCTTGGGCTGTTTTCCCTTCCACATTAAGCGCCTGTGTGTATTTTTCTGGGACTCCTTTTCGCCAAAGGAAGCGAAAAACATGGAAGTTACACACGCTTTGTTTCTGTCTGTTCTTGTGTTCTTCGTGGACAGCGTTACCGGAAATGGCTACATGATAGACCCTCCGGCGCGTGCCTCCATGTGGAGATTGGGATACGATACACCAATAAATTACGATGATATGAACATCAATTGTGGAGGGATATATGTAAGTATCATAATAAAATTATCTGAGACTGTAACATTTCATAGTTTTACTGAATTTGAAAATCAAACATAATCAATGATTAAAGGCAACGGTAGAAAAAATGTACAACCAACCACTCTCCAATGGTATAGATTGACGACACATGAAATATAGCCACACAAACCCAACCTAGCGGTATAAAGTCAGGCACATTACTACCCACAGTCTGTGGGAAATTTGTTTCAGCCCTTCAAAGGTGAGGTATGCTGTGGCTACAGCAGTTAAATGGTAAGCAGTTCTCTTGGGATATAAATTCTGAGTAGGGTCATACTTAGGCGACAAAttgcatagagagtaaaataaaactagaacagacctcgtggctcagttggttagcgcgctagcgcagggtaccGACCCAGGAAGccatcaccaatgcggtcgctgtgagttcaagtccagctcatgctagcttcctctccggccgtacgtgggaaggtctgacagcaacctgcggatggtcgtgggtttcctccgggctgtgcccggtttccacccaccataatgctggccgccgtcgtataagtgaaatattcttgagtacggcgttaaacaccaatcaaataaataaataaataaataaacattgtgaTAGATTGCACGTGGTTAATGAAAAACGGCTTCTTATTAATCACCATTGTTCTAAAATGTAAAGGAACGAACCTCCGGTATGTTTAGTCCATCAgcttagtccatcagcagaagcctggtttatgcaggaatacaatatgaTGAAAGCTGTACAGCACaaagagtgaaaccagagcagacCCGACAGAGTGATAGCAGGCAAATCTTCACCTGTAAAAGGTGAAATACGTTCTCTGGTCAGTTTAACTAATATATCGCGAGACAATTACAAAATAAGCAGTTGTTGTCACCTCAggtatactttatttatttaactgattggtgttttacaccctacccaagaacatttcacttatgcgacagggGCCATCATCACGGTGGGacgaaaaccaggcagagcccgggagaaacccaagctcatccacaggttgttctcagaccttcccacgtatgacaggagagaaagccagcatgagttggacttgacctcacagcgaccgcattggtgagtgcattctgggtcattgcgaccGTTTGGGATGCCTAATGGTCGcagtgtccgcctcgaagtcgagagacctcGAATCAAACCCGggcggatcataccaaagactttaaaactggtactttTTGCTACTTGGCTTCGCGCTCAATACTAAGAGATTagtagagcaaggaaacgggactgttTGGCCCGGTGTCACTATACTGTGACCGCGTGGGGTTTCATGCCTggcgtcttcggcatgatacttccgtggcggcagcactttagcggcagCAATTTGGCGCCATGGACTCGCTCTGTCACAAgaaaacggcgtaaaatatAAAGTCTTAACTATTGTGcgccattagttttgtattaggccaaggCTGCCATAAAGATTTAAGTCTGGCCTGATTTTTAATTCAACCGGCCTCTGGTGAATGAACATAACTTaaggagacaccgtcgtgatatgaccTAAATAGTCAACGTAGTCAACCACTATCTGTCAGTTAAAGCCGACGGTAAAAAGCCAGGAAACACGTCCGCTTATTGCAAGGTCATGCATCCCTATGTTAATTTCATCAGAAATACAAAGTATATTTCCGATGACGTAATCTgaaaaaatttatctgttaattcAGGGTTTGGGTGACTTTGTTTAGGGGACAGCCTGCCATTTCCGAATATTCTCTACACTTCAcggaaaatatgaataaaatactggggtaattatgaaatataaaacatgtctCTAAAAGTTAACATCTTTTTGATTCTTCATTTTCCATAAACCGGACTAATGTATCCTTAAAAACTTTGCATATGAAACTTTGTGTAGTAATAATGCGTTTGAAATGTTCTTATTTTCCCCACAGAAACACTGGGTTCAGAACAAGGGTATTTGTGGTGTCTGCGGCGACCCAATCGATGGCGAACGACGTCACGAAGCCGGTGGAGTGTACGCGACAGGGGTGATAACTCGTACCTACAAACAAGGGGGAGCAATTCCGATACGCGTGAATCTTACTTCCTCTCACGGAGGATGGTTCGAGTTCAGAATTTGTCCCAACAACGACGTCACAAAAGCAGTGACCCACGAATGTCTCGAGATGCATCTTCTTCGAATGGTTAACGAGCCGGATAAATCCCGATTTACCGATGTGCCGATGGGAGGGCTATCTAACCCTGCCTCAATTCTGATGGAATATCAGCTCCCGGCCGACTTGCAGTGTAGTCATTGCGTCCTGCAGTGGGTGTACAATACCGGTAAGTGGGtagaaaaaatgatatgatTTCTTTAGTTGCCATCTTTGAAAGTCTAAACTGATACGGATCCATCGTCTGTCTCTTTTAACTTATCGCTTATATAACCAGCTTCCTGTAAAATTAGTCACAATAGCTTTTCGATCTGCCTTTCGTTAGTGGCACGTAACATCACAAGCTCTACAAGTGACGTTttttgcctcgggtgacgtcataattattcataatACAAGTTTGAATTCGTGgacagtattttgttttacaacaacTTTGCCAGCATGCGGTTCAAACATACTCCAAGCAGTAATGCAGTCCATGCTACTGTTTGCGAACAGGCTACACTGTTTTCTTTATGACCGACTTCCCGAACATCCAACTTTCAGGACATACTGCCAGGAGATCATATACTTAAACAGATGAAATAAATTCCATTTTCTAAGATTCTAATACACTGTGTGAAGAAGTTCTCATGTAAAAGATGTACACATTCACTCTAGTGCTGtgatttcttttaatatttgCGTAACTCTGTCTATTTTTAGCCGTCGTcagccgtatatgggaaggtctgtcagcaaactgcagatgatcgtgggttgctgatctgcccggtttccacccaccataatgctggccgccgtcgtataagtgaaatattcttgggtacagcgtaaaacaccaatcaaacaaataaataaataaatttaaacatctTTTCTAACTGTAGgaaatgctggccgctgtcgtataagtgaaatattcttgagtacggcgttaaacaccaatcagataaagaaataaataacggTAAGAATACCGActtaatctgttttttttttcttttaggaaaaGATTGGGGATGTGATAAACAAGGGACATGCGCGATGGGACTGGGTAACCAAGAACAGTTCATTGGCTGCTCTGACATTGCCATTACTGTCAATGGAGCAGCACCTATTACCGTCTCATCCACCGTCTCATCCACGACAAAATCCACTGCCAAACCGCCACCCACTGTGACCAATGCATCAACAACGGCTAGCACCAGGTCAACTGCATCATCCAGTGTCTCCACGACGACCGTCAAACCGCCACGCACTGTGACCAATGCATCAACAACGGCTAGCACCAGGTCAACTGCATCATCCAGTGTCTCTACGACGACCGTCAAACCGCCACCCACTGTGACCAATGCATCAACAACGGCTAGCACCAGGTCAACTGCATCATCCAGGGTCTCCACGACGACCGTCAAACCGCCGCCACCTGTGACCAATGGATCAACAACGGTTAGCACCAGGTCAACTGCATCATCCAGAGTCTCCACGACGACCGTCAAACCGCCGCCACCTGTTCCGGTTACACCTTATCCTATAACTAGTACTCCATCAGGACCGCCCGTCGCAAGAAACGAGTGTCAGGCTAAGGGCGTTTTGAATGGGGTCTACGACGAATTCTGTCGCAATATGTGCTTTACTAAAGCGAATTGCCCAGAAGCATTTTGTAACGAAAAATGCCACCAGAGAGCTATGCAGCTAGACAGATGTAATAGTGATAGCTGCCCTCCTGGACGGTGAAAACAGCTTCTTGTAAATACAGCAAGCCCGAATACCATTTAAACTCAAACAAAGATATCAGAATCCGGCTGAAAACAATCTTCTGTAAAATATAAGTCTATTTATAATGAGCAGTAAACAATATACATCCGCTTTACTGTTAAAGCAGCAAATATTCTGATTGTCTAGAAGACCTAGCTGATTTCCCAGGAATGTCTTTAACCGaaaattatttctttggttGGAATAAACAATAACGAATAATCTATGCTGTACAAAACCAAAATACACTATTATGTGCTGAAagataaagttttttttatctaattatcAACGATGGGTAAATATAATCTCAGCGTATTATCGCTACGGCTTTTCTCCTTCAGTGAGTGTAGAATCTCTCTCTATGAAATAATATAATCTATTAAATCTCTAtctttgaaataattaaatctaTTAAATCTTTAtctatgaaataattaaatctaTATCTATGAAGTAATTTAATCTATTAAATCTCTAtctataaaataatttaatctATTAAATCTCTAtctataaaataatttaatctATTAAATCTCTATCTATAAAATGATTTAATGTATTAAATCTATGTCTATAAATTAATCTAGTCTATTAAATCTATATCTATAAAATGATTTAATCTAAAGCAATATCTAAACAGCACAATAATTACAACACACTCATTCTTGTGGAACCTTCTGCAACATCTGCTTTAACCCAGagatttatattatttatctaCCAGTAGAGTTACTTAAGCATTGTTAAGCATTGTTAAACACTTATGCTTTGCGACTATTCATCTTTTAAGCGCTTATGTCTTGTGACTAAACAACTTCTAAACGCTTATGTCTTGTGACTAAACATCTTTTAAGCACTTGTGTCTTGTGACTAAACATCTTTTAAGCACTTATGTCTTGTGGTTATACACCTTGAAACACTTATGTCTTGGGACTAAACATCTTTTAAACAGAAATTGTCTAAAATAACTCATTTGTGTATGCTTTAATAATATCTGTGAATAAATCACCTCGCCTATACGAGATTTTGTCTGCTGTTTTGTGCACATGTAAACATCATAGTtacaggcaaagaaaacactaaactgACGAACATAAtatatgaaagaccattaaacactgtctaggaaaaaagtttaatttaaacGGAAAGTGAGACCGTATGTTTCCTTATTCGACCCTGAGTAACCATGTATCTATCACTTTCACTTTTGAAACAAacatagagcgtccgcttcgggaccggtagatccaggatcaatccaggatcgagtcacacctaagactttaaaagaggaagttgtaacctactcgcttggcgttcagcatgaaggggatagtgcaacgactggttgacccgtatcagtataatgactcaggcggggcggcttacttgacttcggtaagtcgtctcagtgaagcagcactaaataaaagagcggtggaaatccgtcctgcaacaaggaggcacattacacgtacatgcgccctaatgattccttcgtcgtcatatgactgaaaaattgttgagtacgttaaaccccaagcactcactcacttgaaacaaacatttaagtACGAgtcttgatttttttcttttttttttaattatcccTTTGAGCATcttcaaaatgaatgaatacacCCTATATCCGGTATTAATGAACATTGGTTTCATCAAATGATGCCGAGTAAATCGGTTCCTCCAAGCCAGCcatgtgaacaattcttgagaaTCTGGTGGATATACCGTAATCACAAATCCTTTTCACAGATCGAGGCCaccggggctcagttggttagcgcgctagcgcggcgaagtgacccaagagcctttcaccaatgagATAGCTGTGTTCAATTCCAGTTTATGCTTTTGTTAGCTTGAAATAGTTTATCCAAATGTCCATTTGGTGATTGCATTTATAGCCCTAAATGTAGCTACATTTTAATTGCTGAAATCTAGTAATCTATTAATCCTGATTTGTCAAAAGACGAAAAGCTGATGTTACCTCACTGGTTTTAATACGGTGAAAAAAGGCCGCCACAGAATAGTTTCAAATCCGTTTGTCTAgattaaaaaatattctaaaaatatatcaaactattttcatgcacattgtttattttctcttttatctGACGTATTTCATGCTAGTGATATCTTTGCCCTTAAACGAACTTGATGAAAaagttattttacttatttatttgatcggtgttttaggccgtactcaagaatattatacttATACGACTTTGGcagccttatggtgggtggaaaccgggcagagcccgggagatacccactaccatccgcaggttgctgacagaccttccctcgtacggccggagaagtagccagcatgagctggacttgaactcacagcgaccgcattggtgagaggaccctgggtcattacgctgcgctaacgcgctaaccaactgatccacggaggcccccatgaaaaaattaaacaacacCGGATGATTTACCGGATGATTTACCGGATGAAGATGGGTGAGTTGGGATCTAAATGGCATTTTTCTGACGTGTTTGGTAGttttataaatcaacttttaacatTTAACCAAAAATTCTTATCCGAAGCTGTGTGTTTCACCATGATAGCGGACCCGGAAATACGATGTCGCGTTACTCGTACCTCAGGGTAATAGGGGAAAACATCAAAAAGGATTCCagtgacgtcagcggaaacagtTTTGTTCGCCGGCATATAGAAATAAGTCGTTCCAGATTGGTTAAATTTGTTAACATGGCGGTGCTTCCAATTTACTAAACGAGTGTCATTTTGCTTACTTCGAACTGCGATATATTTTTGTGGTGCAacaccacaaa
It includes:
- the LOC135463138 gene encoding uncharacterized protein LOC135463138; the protein is MEVTHALFLSVLVFFVDSVTGNGYMIDPPARASMWRLGYDTPINYDDMNINCGGIYKHWVQNKGICGVCGDPIDGERRHEAGGVYATGVITRTYKQGGAIPIRVNLTSSHGGWFEFRICPNNDVTKAVTHECLEMHLLRMVNEPDKSRFTDVPMGGLSNPASILMEYQLPADLQCSHCVLQWVYNTGKDWGCDKQGTCAMGLGNQEQFIGCSDIAITVNGAAPITVSSTVSSTTKSTAKPPPTVTNASTTASTRSTASSSVSTTTVKPPRTVTNASTTASTRSTASSSVSTTTVKPPPTVTNASTTASTRSTASSRVSTTTVKPPPPVTNGSTTVSTRSTASSRVSTTTVKPPPPVPVTPYPITSTPSGPPVARNECQAKGVLNGVYDEFCRNMCFTKANCPEAFCNEKCHQRAMQLDRCNSDSCPPGR